A window of Spirochaetaceae bacterium contains these coding sequences:
- the recA gene encoding recombinase RecA, whose product MAKKSEAKEIDTRDKDEKEKKEAFDIARASIEKQFGKGSLMRMGDNLGKLAIEVIPSGSILLDEAIGVGGYPKGRIIEIYGPESSGKTTLALHAVAEAQKKGGLAAFVDAEHALDPSYARNLGVNVDDLWVSQPDSGEQALEIVEQLTRSGAVDIIVVDSVAALTPEAEIDGEMGDSHVGLQARLMSQALRKLTSVISKSNSCLIFINQTRMKIGVTYGNPETT is encoded by the coding sequence ATGGCTAAAAAAAGCGAAGCTAAAGAGATAGATACCAGAGACAAAGACGAAAAAGAAAAAAAAGAGGCCTTTGATATTGCCCGAGCCAGTATCGAAAAACAATTTGGTAAAGGCAGCCTGATGCGTATGGGCGATAATTTGGGCAAATTAGCCATCGAGGTAATCCCTTCCGGCTCCATCTTGCTTGACGAGGCCATCGGGGTAGGCGGCTATCCCAAGGGCCGTATTATCGAAATTTACGGCCCGGAAAGCAGCGGTAAAACCACTTTGGCTTTGCACGCTGTGGCCGAAGCCCAAAAGAAAGGTGGTTTAGCCGCCTTTGTTGATGCCGAACACGCCCTCGACCCATCTTACGCCCGTAATTTGGGCGTTAATGTTGATGACTTATGGGTAAGCCAGCCCGATAGCGGCGAGCAGGCCCTCGAGATTGTCGAGCAGCTAACGCGTTCGGGAGCGGTGGATATTATCGTGGTAGATAGCGTGGCCGCCCTTACCCCAGAGGCCGAAATTGACGGCGAAATGGGCGATTCGCACGTGGGTTTGCAAGCCCGCCTTATGAGCCAAGCGTTAAGAAAATTAACATCGGTTATTAGTAAAAGCAACAGCTGTCTTATTTTTATTAATCAAACACGTATGAAAATTGGCGTAACCTACGGCAACCCCGAGACCAC